The following proteins are co-located in the Silene latifolia isolate original U9 population chromosome 1, ASM4854445v1, whole genome shotgun sequence genome:
- the LOC141590369 gene encoding uncharacterized protein LOC141590369, producing the protein MAELDDDTILAEVRDYLRNRPTGPRSGPRQKPVDEFKITELPEFVGGTDPEDYLEWERKIDRLFDFKDLDDNKRCKYAILKLARGASLWYENLKAQRARAGKEKLASWDTLKRKLRKRYVPATHRLTLYKKIADLLQGRMSINEYIDEFEKLSLMGEIEENQEQKMARFVRGLNRNIASSVEMYPYADFDTLCGLCLKLEAQGKNKYGTSEVSRSNNWSKSDPSKAMTSGSNSNTVVTAVNTPAMTVTPKATPPPRETSLSRVRCFKCQGFGHLQNSCPNKRNITLREAMSVRDELFEQEDETLGGVFNLSIQDEEEGDVESYDAPIYDTLVLRSLQTKSEPIVTEQRDQIFHTKCQVKDKWCSLIIDGGSCTNVASTEMVTKLGLETTAHPKPYSLHWLDDGNKVKVTRQVRVGLAMGSYSDDVLCDVIPMDACHILLGRPWQFDRDVVHHGRSNEYELHDKGKKIVLRPMSPKEVRVMSAKRAKKPSLSVFANEREIEQALDDGEPVYALIADEKRDVAATIVNEGPVKELLHEFKDVFPDDLPPGLPPIRGIEHQIDLIPGASLPNRAAYRSNPEETKELQRQIDELMSRGYVRESLSPCAVPALLVPKKDGTWRMCIDSRAVNNITIKYRFPIPRLDDMLDELHGFE; encoded by the exons ATGGCTGAGCTCGATGATGACACCATACTGGCTGAAGTGCGAGATTACCTACGTAATAGGCCAACGGGACCCAGGAGTGGACCGAGACAGAAACCCGTGGATGAGTTCAAAATCACGGAGTTGCCGGAATTCGTTGGTGGAACCGATCCTGAAGATTACTTGGAATGGGAACGAAAGATCGATAGGTTGTTCGATTTCAAGGATCTTGATGACAATAAACGTTGTAAGTATGCAATTCTCAAACTTGCTCGAGGGGCTTCATTGTGGTATGAGAATTTGAAGGCTCAAAGAGCACGGGCTGGAAAGGAGAAACTTGCTTCGTGGGATACGTTGAAACGAAAACTAAGGAAGAGGTATGTACCGGCAACGCATAGACTTACCCTATACAAGAAAATTGCTGATTTGTTACAGGGTAGGATGAGTATTAATGAATATATTGACGAATTTGAGAAGCTTTCTTTAATGGGAGAGATAGAGGAAAATCAGGAGCAAAAGATGGCACGATTTGTTCGTGGTTTGAATCGAAATATTGCTAGTTCCGTTGAGATGTATCCGTATGCAGATTTCGATACATTATGTGGTTTGTGCTTGAAACTTGAGGCGCAAGGAAAGAACAAGTATGGGACAAGTGAAGTAAGTAGATCGAACAATTGGAGCAAGTCTGACCCATCCAAAGCTATGACTTCGGGCTCAAATTCTAATACGGTGGTGACGGCCGTAAATACCCCTGCAATGACCGTGACTCCTAAGGCTACTCCACCTCCGAGGGAAACAAGCCTTTCTAGGGTTCGTTGTTTTAAATGCCAAGGATTTGGCCACCTTCAGAATTCTTGTCCGAATAAACGAAACATAACCTTAAGAGAAGCCATGTCTGTTAGGGACGAGTTATTTGAGCAAGAAGATGAGACATTGGGAGGCGTTTTTAATCTCAGTATACAGGATGAAGAAGAAGGGGACGTTGAGTCCTATGATGCTCCTATTTATGACACGTTGGTACTTCGTTCCTTGCAAACTAAATCCGAGCCCATCGTGACGGAACAACGAGATCAAATATTCCATACTAAGTGCCAGGTGAAAGACAAGTGGTGTAGCTTGATTATAGACGGTGGTAGCTGTACGAATGTCGCATCAACAGAGATGGTTACTAAGCTTGGGTTAGAGACAACGGCTCACCCTAAGCCTTATTCTTTGCATTGGCTCGATGACGGTAATAAAGTAAAGGTAACCAGACAGGTCCGAGTTGGGTTGGCAATGGGTTCATACAGTGATGATGTTCTTTGCGATGTTATTCCAATGGACGCGTGCCATATCCTTTTGGGGCGTCCATGGCAGTTTGATCGAGATGTAGTGCACCATGGTCGGAGTAACGAGTATGAGCTACATGACAAAGGTAAGAAGATTGTGCTACGACCAATGTCACCTAAAGAGGTTCGAGTTATGAGTGCCAAGCGAGCTAAGAAACCTAGCTTATCTGTTTTTGCTAATGAACGAGAAATTGAGCAAGCTCTAGACGATGGTGAGCCCGTATATGCGTTAATTGCTGATGAGAAAAGGGATGTCGCTGCAACAATTGTAAATGAAGGACCCGTCAAAGAGTTattacacgagttcaaagacgtatTTCCAGATGATTTGCCACCAGGGCTGCCGCCAATTCGAGGAATCGAACACCAAATCGATTTAATTCCAGGTGCGTCGCTTCCTAATAGAGCAGCCTATAGGAGTAATCCCGAGGAGACAAAGGAGTTGCAAAGGCAAATTGATGAGCTCATGAGTCGAGGCTATGTCCGTGAAAGTTTAAGCCCATGTGCTGTTCCGGCGTTActtgtaccaaagaaagacggaactTGGAGAATGTGCATCGATAGTAGGGCCGTGAATAACATTACAATCAAGTATCGATTCCCAATTCCGAGACTGGACGACATGTTAGATGAGCTCCATGG ATTCGAATGA
- the LOC141590377 gene encoding putative mitochondrial protein AtMg00860 — protein sequence MSKCVFGAPEVEYLGHVISAKGVETDPTKVKAMVDWPEPRNVKELRGFLGLTGYYRKFIQGYGIISKPLTNLLKKNGYKWDDTAAAAFLKLKDAMTKAPVLALPNFSMEFVVETDASDKGMGAVLTQNGHPIAYISKAFSQKTQASSTYEKELLAVILAIEKWRPYLSGRHFKIKTDHLVLSISLEREDNNKDIPKQMFAQALGVGL from the coding sequence ATGTCTAAGTGTGTGTTTGGAGCCCCAGAAGTAGAGTATTTGGGACATGTGATCTCTGCCAAGGGGGTAGAAACAGATCCCACCAAGGTTAAGGCTATGGTGGATTGGCCAGAACCAAGGAATGTTAAGGAATTGAGGGGATTTTTGGGTCTTACAGGGTATTACAGGAAGTTTATTCAAGGGTATGGGATTATAAGTAAACCCTTGACCAACTTATTGAAGAAAAATGGATATAAATGGGATGATACTGCTGCTGCAGCATTTCTGAAATTGAAAGATGCAATGACTAAAGCACCTGTTTTGGCTCTCCCTAATTTCTCAATGGAGTTTGTGGTGGAAACAGATGCTTCAGATAAAGGCATGGGGGCTGTACTTACTCAAAATGGTCATCCCATTGCTTACATAAGTAAGGCATTTTCTCAAAAAACACAAGCTAGCTCCACCTATGAGAAAGAACTGCTAGCTGTCATCTTGGCCATTGAGAAATGGAGGCCTTACCTCAGCGGAAGACATTTTAAAATTAAGACCGATCACTTGGTCTTAAGTATTTCTTTGGAGCGAGAAGATAACAACAAAGACATTCCAAAGCAAATGTTTGCCCAAGCTCTTGGGGTTGGATTATGA